The window GAAGCCGGTTGGTACTGTCCGAAGGGATGGTTTTAGGCCGCGCAGGCAACAAAAGCGGTTTGTCGCGTTAATAATTGCAGATAAAACCTTCATCCACCACCGTCGGATTGCACACCATCCCCGGGCAGATTTTCGCTCTAAAATGTCGTTTCGCATAACGCAGGCCATTTTGAAATTTCACTCTGCGCTTTGCCTAATCGTGCAATTTTTCGTACACTCCACTGCCCGGGCGGCAATAAACCGTAACAAAATTCCTACAGAATTCCAGAGTACTTTTGCTTAAGCTATGAAACTCTTAATAGTCGAAGACAACCTCCATCTGGCGCGCGACATGCAGCAGTTCTTGCATGACCGCGGCTTTGTTATCGAACATGTGACAACGCTGCACGCAGCCAGCGAGAAGATTTCCACCTATCAATATGATCTCGTTATTGTTGATCTCGGCTTGCCGGACGGCAACGGCTTGCAACTCATCCGCGAAATCAAAGCCGCCGAGCTCGATTGCGGCATTCTGATTTTAACGGCAAGAGACGCGCTGGAAGAAAAAGTGCACGGCCTGGATCTGGGCGCCGATGATTACATGACCAAGCCGTTTCATCAAGCCGAGCTGAACGCGCGCATCCGCTCCATTCTGCGGCGCAACAAATTCAACCGCAGCAACGTGCTGTTGTTCGACGACGTCAAAGTCGATTTGCTCGCCTCGCAAGCTTATATTCACGAAACGCCGCTGACCTTGACCAAAAAAGAGTATGATTTGCTGCTCTACTTCCTGCAAAACCCCAATCGCATGTTGACCAAGGAAAGCATT is drawn from Cytophagia bacterium CHB2 and contains these coding sequences:
- a CDS encoding response regulator transcription factor, giving the protein MKLLIVEDNLHLARDMQQFLHDRGFVIEHVTTLHAASEKISTYQYDLVIVDLGLPDGNGLQLIREIKAAELDCGILILTARDALEEKVHGLDLGADDYMTKPFHQAELNARIRSILRRNKFNRSNVLLFDDVKVDLLASQAYIHETPLTLTKKEYDLLLYFLQNPNRMLTKESIAEHLWGDHIDEADSFDFIYNHIKNLRKKITSAGGKNYIKALYGMGYKFSSES